In Paenacidovorax monticola, the genomic window TGCTGCTCATGGCCATCTGCGTGCTGAGCCAGTGGACGCTGGAGCAGGTGCTGGCCACCTACCGCCTGACCGAGGCTGAGGGCATCAAGTACCTGGCACAGCTCGACCGCATCGGCATCATCGAACTGCGGCCGCTCAACCGCTACCGCCTGAAGCTGGCCAAGACCTTCCGCTGGCGCCCGCACGGCCCCGTCATGCACTACTTCCGCGACCACGCGCTGCTCGACTACTTCGCGGGCGGCTTCGACGGCCCCGGCGAGGGCGTGCTCATGGTGCACGGCACGATCAGCCGGGGCTTGGCGCCCGCCTTCCTGGAACGCATGCAGCGCGTGGCCCAGGACTTCGCGCAGCAGCACCTGGCCGACCAGAAGCTGCCCGACCGCGAACGCGAGGGCTACACGCTGCTGCTGGCCATGCGCAGCTGGGAGTTCGAGGCCTTCACCGCGCTGCGCCGGCCCTGAAGGTGCTGCCGCATGGATGGCGGCCCAGCCATCCCTGGCGGGTGCCAAAGGCGCGCCATGCCGCCTGGCCACGCCCGGCTCCGCAGGCGCATCCGGTCTGCCTGTTGACCTTTTTAAATGAATTAACTATTCTTTAAATAAGAAATTTCTCTTTTTTAAAGAAAGAAATTAATGAAAACCACCCGCTCGCAGCAGGAGCAGACGCGCCGCCAGATCGTGGCCAGTGCCGTGGACCTCATGACGCGCCAGGGCTTCGACGGCACGACCATGAAGGACATCGCGCGCGCCGCCGGCATCGGCGACGCCACGATCTACAAGTACTTCCCCACCAAGGACCGCATCGTGCTCGGCTACTTCGACGAGGTGGTGCACGCAGCGCTGGCCGATACGCTGGCCACGCCCGGGCTGGTGGCGTACGGCCTGCAGGAGAAGCTGCAGCGCCTCACCGACGCCGTGCTCGAACGCCTGCTGGCCGACCGCGAGTTCGTGGCCGAGGCGCGCGCCGTGACCCGCCGCGCGCCGCTCGCGCTGCTGAGCGAGCCCTTTGCCGCGCGCCGCGCGCTGCGCGAGGCGGTGGCGAGCTTCCTCGACGCCGCCGAGGCCTCGGGCGAGATCGAGCCCTGCGACTTCAAGGGCCTGGCCGGCGGCCTCTACACCGACTACCTCGCGGGCGTGGTGGCCTACTGGCTGGCCGACGAGTCCGAGGGCTTTGCCGACACCGCGCAGCTCGTGGACCTGTCGCTGGCCATGCTCGTGCTCGTGCTGCGCGCGGGCCTGGTGAACCGGCTGATGCAGCTCGGCGGCTTCGTGCTGCGCAGCCAGATGGCCCGCATGCTGCAGCACGGCAGCGGCCTGCTGGGCATGCTGCAGATGGCGAGCCACACGCTGGAATGCGAGGCGGCGGCCCCACGGCGGCGCACCGCCCCGCCGCCGCCCGAGTCTCCCGCCGCCAAGCCACGCAAGCCCCGCGCCCCCCGATCCCCCAAGGCCGCAGCATGAGCCCGCACGTCACCATCACCACCCTGCCTCAGCCCAGCGTGATCCACGCCGCCCTGCCCGGCGCGCATTTCTGGGACGCCTATGCCGCGCCCGACCCGGCCCCCGAGGCCAGCGCGCTGCAGGCCTGGCTCGACCTCGCGGTCCGCACGCCGGGCTGGACCCGGCGCCTCATGGCCCTGCGCAACCGGCTGGTGCGGCTCGTGGGCCTGCAGGACCTGGGCCAGCTCGACGGAGGCCTGGGCGCCGGGCGCCCCCAGGCCGCGCGCTACCGCGTGGGCGATCGCGTGGGGATCTTCACCATCCGCCACCTCGACGCGCGCGAGGTCGTCATGGGCCAGGACGACAAGCACCTGGACGTGCAGGTCTCCCTGTGCAAACGCGAGCAGGACGGCCGCAGCGTGGTCGTGCTGGGCACCGTGGTCCATGTGCACAACACGCTGGGCCATGCCTACATGGCGGTGGTCAAGCCCTTCCACCGCCGCATCGTGCGCGCCATGCTCGCGCGCATGCCGCTGCCGGCCGCGGACCATGGCCCGCGCTGACGCGCCGCGCACGGGCGCGCTCGCACGCGGCGCCATCACGGGACTGGCCGCCACGCGCATCGGCATGGCCCACATGGGCCACCGCCTGCGCGCGAGCGCGGCCACGCAGGACGCGGAGCGCCAGACGCGGCACGAGGCCGAACTGGGCCGCATCCTCTTCCAGGCGCTGGGCCAGCTGCGCGGCACGGCCCTCAAGGTGTCGCAGCTGCTGAGCATGGACACCACGCTGCTGCCCGAGGGCGTGCGCCGCGAACTCGCGCGCGCCTGCCACCAGGCGCTGCCGCTCAACCGCGCGCTCGTGGGCCGCGTGTTCCGCCAGTCGTTCGGGCAGGAGCCCGAGGCGCTGTTCGCGCAGTTCGAGCCCCAGGCCTTCGCGGCGGCGAGCCTGGGCCAGGTGCACCGTGCGCGGCTGGATGGCCACGGCGCCGTGGCCGTGAAAGTGCAGTACCCGGGCATCGCCGCCACCATCGCATCGGACATGCGCCTGCTGCGCGCGGCGCTCAAGGCCCTGGGCCAGGGCGTGCTGCCGCTGCCCGAGCCCCCCGTGGTGGAGCGTGTGCTGCAGGAGATCGAGGCCACGCTGCACCGCGAGGTGGACTATCTGCACGAGGCACAGCAGCTCGCCTGGTTCGCGGACCACGCCACGCTGCCCGGCGTGGTGATTCCGCGCCCCGTGGCATCGCACACGCGCGCCCAGGTGCTCACGCTCGACCATGTCGAAGGCCTGCACCTCGACGCCTGGCTGCAAGGCGCGCCATCCCAGGCCCTGCGCGACGCGGCGGGCCAGCGCCTGTTCGACTGGTTCCTGCACTGCGCCTTCGGCCTGGGCCAGCTGCACGCCGACCTGCATCCGGGCAACGTGCTGTTCCTGCCCGACGGCCGCATCGGCATGCTGGATTTCGGCTGCACGCGCGCGCTCTCGGCCGGCTTCCGTGCGGACCTCGCCCGCGCCTGGTCGGCCGTGCTGCGCCCCGAAGGCCCCGACCGCAACCAGCACCTGCTGGCCGCGTACCGCGCGCTGGGCCTGCTGGCGCCGTCGCTCGACCAGGCCACCTTCACGCGCGAACTGCTGCCCGTGCTCACGCCCATGCTGGACTGGCAGGTGCAGCCGCTGCGCACGCCGCGCTTCGACTTCGCGCACAAGACGGCGCCCCAGCACCCGCGCCCGCGCAGCAGCGCCTGCTGGCGGACCACCTTGCGGGCATGCCGCCCGAAATGCCGGCCTTCGAGCGCGCCTGGATGGGCCTCATGCACCTGCTCACCCGCCTGGGCGCGCGCGTGGACACCGCCAACCGCTGGATCGCGCCACCGCCCGCGCTGACCCCGCCGAAACACGCTGACACAAAGCTTCGCCCAACACCTACAGACGCTTGACGTGGCGTGGTCAAGATGGGTTCATCGGCTCCGTACATGGGCCTTTTTGTGGAGACCATCATGACCCGAACCCTCTTCGCCTCCGCCACCCTTGTCCTGGCGTCGCTGGGAACGCTGCCCGCCGCGCAGGCGGGCCCCAACGCCGCGGTCGTCGTCCAGACCGGCACCCCCATGATGGCGGTGCAGTACGGGCCGCCGCCCCCACCGCGCTACGAGACCATGCCCGGCCCGCGCCGAGGCATGGTCTGGGTCGAAGGCCACTGGGAATGGCGCGGCCACCGGCATGTGTGGGTGGACGGCTACTGGGTGCGCGCGCGCCCCGGCTACCACTACCGCCAGCCCGTATGGGTGGACCGCGGCGGGCGCTGGGAGTGGCGGCGCGGCGGCTGGGACCGCGATGGCGACGGCGTGCCCAACCGCTACGACCGCCGCCCCGACAACCCCTATCGCCGCTAGCGGCGGGAGCAGCATTAGCGCATTTCGCCGGGCATTAGCGCACCGTGCGCCGCTGGCCCGGCCACAATGAGCACCGCAGGAGAGCGGGCGGCCCGGCCGCCCCACCGAAGGCGCAAACTCCCATACACGCTCAGGTTCCGTACTGCACCCAACATTCATGCCGTCTGGAGAGCCGCCACCCACGCGTGGCGCACCGAAGGAGCAAGCCGCACGCCCGCACCGGGCGGTTGGCGAATCTCTCAGGTACCAAGGACAGGGGGAGCGGCAGCTGCGCGGGAGCGCCGGCTGCACGCTATTGATTCGATAGCTGCCTGCGCTCACCCGTTCAGCGCTTTCACCTGAAAAGGCTTGAAACCATGCGCGTGATCGTTCTCGGCGCCGGCTTGCTCGGCGTCACTTCTGCCTACTTCCTCCAGCAACGCGGCCACGAGGTCACCGTGATCGACCGCCAGGCGACGCCCGGCGCGGAGACCAGCTTCGCCAACGGCGGCCAGATCTCGGTGAGCCATGCCGAGCCCTGGGCCAATCCGAGCGCACCGCTCAAGGTGCTGCAGTGGCTGGGCCGGGAGGACGCGCCGCTGCTCTTTCGCCTGCGGCCGGACCTGCGCCAGTGGCTCTGGGGCCTGTCGTTCCTGCGCAACTGCACGCCCGCGCGCACGCGCCACAACATCGAGCAGATCGTGCGCCTGGGCACCTACAGCCGCGACACGCTGCAGCAGCTGCGCCGCGACACGGGCATCCAGTACGACCAGCGCACGCAGGGCATCCTGCATTTCTACACCAACCCCAAGGAATTCGACGGCGCCCAGGGCCCGGCCGAACAGATGCGCCGGCTGGGCTGCGAACGCCGCGTGATCAGCGCCGACGAGGCCGTGCGCATCGAGCCCGCGCTGGCCCACATCCGCCCGCAGCTGGCGGGCGCCACGTACACGGAGGCCGATGAATCGGGCGATGCCAACCAGTTCACGCGCGAACTCGCGCGCCTGGCCGCCGAGGCCGGCGTGCAGTTCCGCATGGGCCACACCATCACGGCGCTGCGCGAGGCGGGCGGCCGTATCGACCACGTGGAGGCGACCAACGCCGAGGGCCGGTTCGAGCGCATCCGGGGCGACGCCTACGTGCTCGCGCTGGGCTCGTTCAGCCCGCTGCTGGCGCAGCCGCTGGGCATCGGCCTGCCCATCTACCCGGCGAAGGGCTATTCGGTCACGCTGCCCGTGAAGAACGCACACCGGGCTTACGAGGCCAGCCTCACCGACGACGAATACAAGCTCGTGTTCTCGCGCTACACGCGCGCGGCCGGCAGCGATGGCCAGCCGGGCCGCGACGTGCTGCGCATCGCGGGCACGGCCGAGCTCAACGGCTACGACCGCCACCTGAACCCGGTGCGCTGCGAGGCCATCGTGCGGCGCGTGGAGGAACTCTTCCCCGGTGCGGGCGACATTGCGCAGGCCCAGTTCTGGACCGGCCTGCGCCCGGCCACGCCGAGCAACGTGCCGCTGATCGGCGGCTCGCGCCTGGCCAACCTGTTCCTCAACACGGGCCACGGCACGCTGGGCTGGACGCACGCCTGCGGCTCGGGCAAGGCGCTGGCCGACATCGTGAGCGGCCGCGTGCCCGAGGTGGACTTCGCGTTCACGGGCGGCCGGGGCCGCACGGCTCAGGCCGGGTCGGTGAACACCGTGAGCACGCCCGTATAGCCGTAGAGGTGGTGGTGGGCGATCTCGCCCCCCGCGAAAAAGCCCACGAGCGGCACGTCGCCCAGCGCATGGCGCACGATCTGCAGCTCGGCGCTGGGGCCACCGAAGTGCGGCCCGCCGCGCCCCGAACAGCTCACGTAGATGGCGCCCCGGATCGCACGCCCCTCGGCCGGAGCGGCGGACACGGCCAGCGCCACGCCGGCCGGCGACAGGCCGACCTCGGCCTCGGCAGGCGCCAGCTCTTCGCGGATCTCTGCGCAGATACGCATCAGGTCGGCCCGCGCCGCCGCCACGTTGCGCTGACAGAACGCCAGGCGCATGCCGGGCTCCACACGGTCGGCCAGGGCCACGCCCCGACGGGCGCCGTCCAGCCCCACGATGTGGCGCACGCGCGTGTCGGTGCCGAAGTGGCCCGTGCGGCGCGGCAGCG contains:
- a CDS encoding helix-turn-helix domain-containing protein — its product is MSTTADLVAALKKELKTAQMTYAQLAQALGMAESSVKRMLSKGDMPLSRIDAICRALALDFADLARRVADSQPLLKELSQEQEKAVVADKKLLLMAICVLSQWTLEQVLATYRLTEAEGIKYLAQLDRIGIIELRPLNRYRLKLAKTFRWRPHGPVMHYFRDHALLDYFAGGFDGPGEGVLMVHGTISRGLAPAFLERMQRVAQDFAQQHLADQKLPDREREGYTLLLAMRSWEFEAFTALRRP
- a CDS encoding ABC1 kinase family protein; the protein is MARADAPRTGALARGAITGLAATRIGMAHMGHRLRASAATQDAERQTRHEAELGRILFQALGQLRGTALKVSQLLSMDTTLLPEGVRRELARACHQALPLNRALVGRVFRQSFGQEPEALFAQFEPQAFAAASLGQVHRARLDGHGAVAVKVQYPGIAATIASDMRLLRAALKALGQGVLPLPEPPVVERVLQEIEATLHREVDYLHEAQQLAWFADHATLPGVVIPRPVASHTRAQVLTLDHVEGLHLDAWLQGAPSQALRDAAGQRLFDWFLHCAFGLGQLHADLHPGNVLFLPDGRIGMLDFGCTRALSAGFRADLARAWSAVLRPEGPDRNQHLLAAYRALGLLAPSLDQATFTRELLPVLTPMLDWQVQPLRTPRFDFAHKTAPQHPRPRSSACWRTTLRACRPKCRPSSAPGWASCTCSPAWARAWTPPTAGSRHRPR
- a CDS encoding YXWGXW repeat-containing protein, which produces MTRTLFASATLVLASLGTLPAAQAGPNAAVVVQTGTPMMAVQYGPPPPPRYETMPGPRRGMVWVEGHWEWRGHRHVWVDGYWVRARPGYHYRQPVWVDRGGRWEWRRGGWDRDGDGVPNRYDRRPDNPYRR
- a CDS encoding D-amino acid dehydrogenase, translated to MRVIVLGAGLLGVTSAYFLQQRGHEVTVIDRQATPGAETSFANGGQISVSHAEPWANPSAPLKVLQWLGREDAPLLFRLRPDLRQWLWGLSFLRNCTPARTRHNIEQIVRLGTYSRDTLQQLRRDTGIQYDQRTQGILHFYTNPKEFDGAQGPAEQMRRLGCERRVISADEAVRIEPALAHIRPQLAGATYTEADESGDANQFTRELARLAAEAGVQFRMGHTITALREAGGRIDHVEATNAEGRFERIRGDAYVLALGSFSPLLAQPLGIGLPIYPAKGYSVTLPVKNAHRAYEASLTDDEYKLVFSRYTRAAGSDGQPGRDVLRIAGTAELNGYDRHLNPVRCEAIVRRVEELFPGAGDIAQAQFWTGLRPATPSNVPLIGGSRLANLFLNTGHGTLGWTHACGSGKALADIVSGRVPEVDFAFTGGRGRTAQAGSVNTVSTPV
- a CDS encoding TetR/AcrR family transcriptional regulator, whose translation is MKTTRSQQEQTRRQIVASAVDLMTRQGFDGTTMKDIARAAGIGDATIYKYFPTKDRIVLGYFDEVVHAALADTLATPGLVAYGLQEKLQRLTDAVLERLLADREFVAEARAVTRRAPLALLSEPFAARRALREAVASFLDAAEASGEIEPCDFKGLAGGLYTDYLAGVVAYWLADESEGFADTAQLVDLSLAMLVLVLRAGLVNRLMQLGGFVLRSQMARMLQHGSGLLGMLQMASHTLECEAAAPRRRTAPPPPESPAAKPRKPRAPRSPKAAA
- a CDS encoding DUF2867 domain-containing protein, yielding MSPHVTITTLPQPSVIHAALPGAHFWDAYAAPDPAPEASALQAWLDLAVRTPGWTRRLMALRNRLVRLVGLQDLGQLDGGLGAGRPQAARYRVGDRVGIFTIRHLDAREVVMGQDDKHLDVQVSLCKREQDGRSVVVLGTVVHVHNTLGHAYMAVVKPFHRRIVRAMLARMPLPAADHGPR